A window from Vigna angularis cultivar LongXiaoDou No.4 chromosome 7, ASM1680809v1, whole genome shotgun sequence encodes these proteins:
- the LOC108336828 gene encoding uncharacterized protein LOC108336828 — MTPAELVNIKQEKDETLKAFMHRYNETARRVKDVNHTFIINNLPSCLRPGYFAEQLYADPPKSMEELQATIAKFIRIEDLRNSRKRQQQENPNSGTKKDTKRSSHDYKADRPPRKESGWTPKYDRYTFLNAPRAKVLEEALHAELLTVRQKTTPKNADGSKAFRLHLNLGHDTEECNIVKDEIQRLIRAGYLQKYIKERTSTRAATPIRKETSRRSPERSPHKDD, encoded by the coding sequence ATGACTCCGGCTGAGCTCGTAAACATTAAACAGGAGAAGGATGAAACCTTGAAAGCTTTCATGCATAGATACAATGAGACGGCTAGGCGCGTAAAAGATGTGAATCACACGTTTATAATAAACAATCTACCTTCGTGTTTAAGGCCAGGGTATTTCGCTGAACAGTTGTATGCAGATCCTCCAAAGTCTATGGAAGAACTCCAGGCAACGATCGCGAAATTCATACGCATTGAGGACCTTAGAAACTCAAGAAAAAGGCAACAACAAGAAAATCCTAACAGTGGTACCAAGAAAGATACGAAGCGGTCGTCCCACGACTATAAAGCTGACAGACCTCCTCGAAAGGAGTCGGGGTGGACACCCAAATACGATCGTTATACTTTCCTCAACGCGCCCAGAGCAAAGGTACTCGAAGAGGCGCTGCACGCAGAACTCCTCACTGTTCGGCAAAAGACCACTCCAAAGAATGCTGATGGAAGTAAAGCATTTCGTCTTCATCTAAACCTTGGCCATGACACCGAAGAGTGTAACATAGTAAAAGATGAGATACAAAGACTCATCCGTGCAGGGTACCTCCAAAAATACATAAAGGAGAGAACATCCACCAGGGCAGCAACCCCCATCAGGAAGGAAACCTCGCGGAGAAGTCCCGAACGATCGCCTCACAAGGACGACTGA